A genomic segment from Amphiura filiformis chromosome 10, Afil_fr2py, whole genome shotgun sequence encodes:
- the LOC140162069 gene encoding uncharacterized protein has product MGSPVSPIVANLFMEDFEQKALASFHSPPKFWGRFVDDTLVIIDKNLIDEFTEHINNQHHAIKFTLDKESEGCLPMLDVSVSRDDVGNLSFKVYRKPTHTDQYLGFASNHPLQHKLGVIRTLCDRANSIVTKEEERTQELDKVRRSLAICGYEDWSWVTARKKREPKPQSKKQSSQPKGSVSIPYIPGLSESIQRLLRSNGIITHIKPTNTIRSVLVNPKDKTDKLDKCGVVYHIPCGDCTSSYIGESARSLRTRLVEHGKTPSSPVNEHVSGSAHSIDWEGVKILDREENWFRRGVKEAIQIKRNESDLNRDKGRHHLPPTYDSVIHSSDRRRSTSVATSGQMTQFPATNQNISRH; this is encoded by the coding sequence ATGGGGTCCCCGGTATCCCCAATTGTAGCAAATCTTTTTATGGAGGATTTCGAACAGAAGGCCCTCGCTTCGTTTCACAGCcccccaaaattttggggtcgTTTCGTGGATGATACCCTGGTGATCATCGATAAGAACTTGATCGACGAGTTTACTGAGCACATTAACAACCAACATCATGCCATCAAGTTTACCTTGGACAAAGAGTCCGAAGGCTGCTTACCGATGCTTGATGTATCTGTGTCGCGAGATGATGTGGGCAATTTGAGCTTCAAAGTGTACCGTAAACCAACACATACGGACCAGTATCTGGGTTTCGCGTCCAACCATCCACTGCAACACAAACTTGGAGTAATTCGCACCTTATGTGACCGCGCTAATTCCATTGTCACCAAGGAGGAAGAGCGGACACAAGAACTTGACAAGGTTCGTAGATCTCTGGCCATTTGTGGCTATGAAGATTGGAGCTGGGTTACTGCCAGAAAGAAACGGGAACCCAAACCTCAGTCCAAGAAACAATCAAGTCAACCTAAGGGGAGTGTCTCCATCCCTTACATTCCGGGACTATCGGAGTCCATTCAGCGGTTGCTACGGTCTAATGGTATCATCACCCACATTAAACCAACGAACACTATCAGATCTGTTTTAGTCAATCCTAAGGACAAGACGGATAAACTGGACAAGTGTGGTGTGGTGTACCACATCCCCTGTGGTGACTGTACTTCATCGTACATCGGTGAGAGTGCCCGCTCACTTAGGACGCGACTCGTCGAACATGGGAAAACGCCATCATCCCCAGTCAATGAACATGTTTCTGGCTCCGCCCACTCTATTGATTGGGAAGGGGTCAAAATTCTGGACAGGGAAGAGAACTGGTTTCGCAGAGGCGTCAAGGAAGCTATACAAATTAAACGCAATGAGAGTGATCTGAACAGAGACAAGGGGCGCCACCACCTTCCCCCCACCTATGACTCGGTCATCCATTCATCTGACCGTCGgaggtcaacatcagttgctacttcCGGTCAGATGACCCAATTTCCCGCTACCAACCAAAacatcagtcggcattga